A genomic window from Flavobacterium hankyongi includes:
- a CDS encoding ABC transporter ATP-binding protein — translation MIEVKDIKKSFGEQMVLKGISTTLEAGKTNLIIGQSGSGKTVFLKSLLGIHQVDSGTISFDGRIYSEMSDDERRELRTEIGMVFQGSALFDSMTVEENIGFPLKMFTHKTVKEIKERVDFVIERVNLIDAHHKKPSEISGGMQKRVAIARAIVNNPKYLFCDEPNSGLDPKTAIVIDNLIQEITKEYNITTVINTHDMNSVMEIGDKIVFLKNGLKAWEGDKTQIFKTDNEAVTDFVYSSELFKKVREAVLKEGI, via the coding sequence ATGATTGAAGTTAAAGACATAAAAAAATCATTTGGAGAGCAAATGGTGTTAAAAGGAATTTCGACTACGTTGGAAGCTGGAAAGACCAATTTAATTATTGGTCAATCAGGTTCTGGTAAAACAGTTTTTTTAAAATCTTTATTGGGAATTCATCAAGTAGATAGTGGCACGATTTCTTTTGACGGTCGTATTTATTCTGAAATGTCCGACGATGAACGACGTGAATTACGTACCGAAATAGGAATGGTTTTTCAAGGAAGTGCTTTATTTGATTCAATGACTGTTGAAGAAAACATAGGATTTCCATTAAAGATGTTCACACACAAAACAGTCAAAGAAATAAAAGAACGTGTAGATTTTGTTATAGAAAGAGTAAATCTAATTGATGCACATCATAAGAAACCATCTGAAATTTCTGGAGGTATGCAAAAACGTGTAGCTATTGCTCGCGCTATTGTAAACAATCCGAAATATTTATTTTGTGACGAACCCAACTCTGGGCTTGACCCAAAAACAGCTATTGTAATTGACAATCTTATTCAGGAAATTACGAAAGAGTACAACATCACAACCGTCATTAATACGCACGACATGAACTCTGTAATGGAAATTGGAGATAAAATTGTTTTTTTGAAAAATGGCTTAAAAGCATGGGAAGGAGATAAAACGCAAATTTTCAAAACCGATAACGAAGCTGTTACTGATTTTGTATACTCCTCTGAATTATTCAAAAAAGTTCGCGAAGCGGTATTAAAGGAAGGAATTTAA
- a CDS encoding MlaE family ABC transporter permease → MMLIRYLSQIGRYFLMLQEIFKKPTKWAVMRSLIFKEIDDLVIDSLGIVSFISFFVGGVVSIQTALNLTNPLIPKYLIGFATRQSVILEFAPTFISIIMAGKMGSFITSSIGTMRVTEQIDALEVMGVNSLNYLVFPKLVALMLYPFVIGLSMFLGVFGGWLAAVYGGFATADEFINGIQTEFIPFHVTYAFIKTIVFAFLLATIPSFHGYYMKGGALEVGKASTISFVWTSVVIILCNYILTQLLLTN, encoded by the coding sequence ATGATGTTAATCCGTTACTTATCGCAAATAGGAAGATACTTTTTAATGCTTCAAGAGATCTTCAAAAAACCCACCAAATGGGCGGTAATGCGAAGCCTAATATTTAAAGAAATCGATGATTTAGTAATAGATTCATTAGGAATTGTATCGTTTATTTCTTTCTTCGTAGGAGGAGTAGTTTCTATTCAAACCGCTTTAAATTTAACCAATCCATTAATTCCAAAATATTTAATTGGATTTGCTACAAGGCAATCAGTAATTTTAGAATTTGCACCAACATTTATTTCAATCATTATGGCAGGCAAAATGGGTTCTTTCATTACATCGAGTATTGGAACAATGCGTGTTACTGAACAAATTGATGCATTAGAAGTAATGGGGGTAAACTCGTTAAACTATTTGGTTTTCCCTAAACTTGTTGCACTAATGCTTTACCCTTTTGTAATTGGATTAAGTATGTTTTTAGGTGTTTTTGGCGGATGGTTGGCGGCTGTTTATGGTGGCTTTGCTACTGCTGATGAGTTTATAAATGGTATTCAAACCGAATTTATTCCGTTTCACGTTACCTATGCCTTTATAAAAACTATTGTTTTTGCCTTTTTATTAGCTACGATTCCTTCTTTTCACGGTTATTATATGAAAGGTGGAGCTCTCGAAGTAGGTAAAGCAAGTACGATTTCGTTTGTTTGGACATCTGTAGTGATTATTTTGTGCAATTATATTTTAACACAACTTCTTTTAACTAATTAA
- a CDS encoding mannose-1-phosphate guanylyltransferase, with amino-acid sequence MNKNYYAILMAGGVGSRFWPVSTTEFPKQFHDMLGSGETLIQKTFSRLAKLIPVENILILTNEKYNDLVLEQLPQVKQEQVLLEPAMRNTAPCILYASLKIKKQNPDAVMVVAPSDHWIEDEIAFTNNLQQCFDFCQSENALMTLGIQPTFPNTGFGYIEYDKADSNAVKKVKQFREKPDYETAKSFLESGNFLWNGGIFIWSVKSIVEAFEKFQPQMNALFLNGWNSFNTSNEKQFIVDNYSLAENISIDYAVMENANNVYVLPATFDWNDLGTWGSLHEKLDKDHNNNAVVNAKVVLENASNNIVRSDADKLIIIDGLHDYIIVDREGVLLIYPKSKEQDIKAVVAKLGN; translated from the coding sequence ATGAATAAAAATTATTATGCAATATTAATGGCCGGGGGAGTTGGTTCTCGCTTTTGGCCTGTGAGTACTACAGAATTTCCAAAACAATTCCACGATATGTTGGGATCTGGGGAAACACTTATCCAAAAGACTTTTTCGAGATTAGCTAAACTTATTCCAGTTGAAAATATTTTAATATTAACGAATGAAAAGTACAATGACTTGGTTCTAGAGCAATTGCCTCAGGTAAAACAAGAACAAGTGTTGTTAGAGCCTGCTATGCGTAACACGGCTCCATGTATTTTATATGCTTCGTTAAAAATTAAAAAGCAAAATCCCGATGCGGTAATGGTGGTGGCTCCAAGCGATCACTGGATTGAAGATGAAATTGCTTTTACAAATAATTTGCAACAATGTTTTGATTTCTGTCAAAGCGAAAATGCATTAATGACATTGGGTATTCAACCAACATTTCCTAATACAGGGTTTGGATATATTGAATATGATAAAGCGGATTCGAATGCTGTTAAAAAAGTAAAGCAATTTAGAGAAAAACCTGATTATGAAACGGCTAAGTCTTTTTTAGAAAGTGGAAACTTTCTTTGGAATGGCGGAATCTTTATTTGGAGTGTAAAATCTATTGTGGAAGCTTTTGAAAAGTTTCAGCCTCAAATGAATGCATTATTCTTAAATGGATGGAATAGTTTTAATACTTCTAATGAAAAACAATTTATCGTAGATAACTATTCTTTAGCAGAAAATATTTCAATTGATTATGCAGTAATGGAAAATGCAAATAATGTGTATGTTTTACCGGCCACTTTCGATTGGAATGATTTAGGAACTTGGGGTTCATTACATGAAAAATTAGATAAAGATCATAATAATAATGCAGTAGTTAATGCTAAAGTAGTATTAGAAAATGCATCGAATAACATTGTGCGTTCAGATGCTGATAAGTTAATTATCATCGACGGATTACACGATTATATTATTGTAGATAGAGAGGGCGTTTTGTTAATTTATCCAAAGAGTAAAGAGCAAGATATTAAAGCTGTCGTTGCTAAGTTAGGTAACTAA
- a CDS encoding four helix bundle protein — MSESIVKNKSYQLALDGVNLFKLLQERKEFMLSKQFLRSITSVGANVREAINAQSKADFIHKLSISQKECDESF; from the coding sequence ATGAGTGAAAGTATTGTGAAAAATAAAAGTTATCAATTAGCTCTTGATGGAGTTAATTTGTTTAAACTTTTACAAGAAAGAAAAGAGTTTATGTTAAGTAAACAATTTTTACGTTCAATAACTTCTGTTGGAGCAAATGTTCGTGAAGCTATTAATGCACAATCAAAAGCAGATTTTATTCATAAATTGTCTATTTCACAAAAGGAATGTGATGAAAGTTTCTGA
- a CDS encoding FkbM family methyltransferase — MLQNLIKLAYKYWPSLYKKRYYKTLSSLKTGDYKCEPELLYIQQVLKPDSVFIDIGTNKGIYLYQAEKNISSGKIIGFEPNKSLVNYIKPLFPKVDIYPLAVSSKSGTAVLNIPKKGNGLQDTRASLEAMGEDVEKVEIQMVTLDEFVQEKGLSKIDVVKIDVEGHEFDTIKGCVSILQTIKPTFIIEIELRHAHYPINEIFDFILNFGYEVFYFDRKTLALKPFEVSQMSDFQKDEYLNDFNKYINNFIFIAK, encoded by the coding sequence ATGTTACAAAATTTAATCAAATTAGCTTATAAATACTGGCCGTCTTTATATAAAAAAAGATATTACAAAACATTGTCTTCTCTAAAAACTGGAGACTACAAATGCGAACCTGAATTGCTTTACATTCAGCAAGTTTTAAAGCCAGATTCAGTATTTATAGATATTGGAACAAATAAAGGTATTTATCTGTATCAGGCAGAAAAGAATATATCAAGTGGAAAAATTATTGGTTTTGAACCCAACAAAAGTCTGGTAAATTATATTAAACCCTTATTTCCTAAAGTGGATATTTATCCGTTGGCAGTGTCTTCAAAATCAGGGACAGCCGTTTTAAATATTCCCAAAAAAGGAAATGGATTGCAAGATACACGAGCATCACTCGAAGCGATGGGTGAGGATGTGGAGAAAGTAGAAATCCAAATGGTTACACTTGACGAATTTGTGCAAGAGAAAGGATTGTCTAAAATTGATGTAGTCAAAATTGACGTCGAAGGTCACGAATTTGATACTATAAAAGGATGTGTAAGTATTTTACAAACTATTAAGCCAACATTCATCATTGAAATAGAATTGCGTCATGCTCACTACCCAATTAACGAGATTTTCGACTTTATTCTGAATTTTGGGTATGAAGTATTTTATTTTGATAGAAAAACATTAGCCTTAAAACCTTTTGAAGTTTCACAAATGTCCGATTTTCAAAAAGACGAGTATTTGAACGATTTTAATAAGTACATCAATAACTTTATTTTTATTGCTAAGTAG
- a CDS encoding glycosyltransferase: protein MNYYIVIPAHNEEKFIGLTLESLVNQTVLPKKAVIVNDNSTDKTKEIVQEFMAKHSWISLVEKKSEAIHLPGSKVIQAFHTGLATLDDDYDIMVKGDSDLIFPSNYFETIINHFKNDAKIGMAGGFAYIEKNDEWILENLTDKDHIRGAFKAYRKETFKQIGGLKPAMGWDTVDELLCKFYDWKIVTDESLKVKHLKPTGANYNQASRYKQGEAFYTLGYGFFITAVASLKLAMRKGKPLLFIDYIKGFWKAKADNKTMLVTPEQAKFVRAYRWKKIKAKIFK, encoded by the coding sequence ATGAATTACTATATCGTCATACCTGCTCACAATGAAGAAAAGTTCATTGGTTTAACCTTAGAATCATTGGTAAATCAAACTGTTTTACCTAAAAAAGCTGTGATTGTCAATGATAATTCGACCGATAAAACAAAGGAAATTGTTCAGGAGTTTATGGCTAAACATTCTTGGATTTCGTTGGTTGAAAAAAAATCGGAAGCGATTCATTTACCAGGAAGTAAAGTAATACAGGCTTTTCATACTGGATTAGCAACACTTGATGATGATTATGATATTATGGTGAAAGGAGATTCTGATTTGATTTTCCCTTCCAATTATTTTGAAACGATTATCAATCATTTTAAAAATGATGCCAAAATTGGTATGGCTGGTGGATTTGCCTACATCGAAAAAAACGACGAATGGATTTTAGAAAATTTAACGGATAAAGATCATATTCGTGGTGCTTTTAAAGCCTACCGAAAAGAAACTTTCAAACAAATTGGTGGTTTAAAACCTGCAATGGGTTGGGACACGGTTGATGAATTACTTTGCAAGTTTTATGATTGGAAAATTGTGACCGATGAATCTTTAAAAGTAAAACATTTAAAACCTACAGGAGCTAATTATAATCAAGCATCTCGTTACAAACAAGGTGAAGCCTTTTACACTTTAGGTTACGGATTTTTCATCACAGCGGTTGCTTCTTTAAAATTGGCCATGCGCAAAGGAAAACCACTATTATTTATTGATTACATTAAAGGATTCTGGAAAGCAAAAGCCGACAACAAAACCATGTTGGTAACTCCAGAACAGGCAAAATTTGTAAGAGCTTATCGTTGGAAAAAAATAAAGGCTAAGATTTTCAAGTAA
- the cdd gene encoding cytidine deaminase, which produces MKEIKIDTKILVFNSVEELFKEDQDLMKKAVEVRKNAYAPYSKFKVGAALLLDNGEIVVGSNQENAAYPSGLCAERVAIFQAGAVYPDAKIVKMAITAGATENITTKPIPPCGACRQSIFEYEFRQDLSIEIYFMGETGEVYKSDSIQNLLPLTFDKNYL; this is translated from the coding sequence ATGAAAGAAATTAAAATTGACACGAAAATCTTAGTCTTTAATTCAGTTGAAGAACTTTTTAAAGAAGATCAAGATTTAATGAAGAAAGCGGTTGAAGTAAGGAAAAATGCGTATGCACCCTATTCAAAATTCAAAGTTGGAGCTGCATTATTGTTGGATAATGGAGAAATAGTAGTGGGGTCAAATCAAGAAAATGCGGCCTATCCGTCTGGATTGTGCGCTGAACGAGTAGCTATTTTTCAAGCAGGAGCAGTATATCCTGATGCTAAAATTGTAAAGATGGCTATTACTGCTGGTGCAACAGAAAATATAACGACAAAACCTATCCCACCTTGTGGTGCCTGTCGTCAGTCTATATTTGAATATGAGTTTAGGCAAGATCTTTCCATAGAAATATATTTTATGGGAGAAACAGGTGAAGTGTATAAATCAGATTCGATTCAAAATCTATTACCGCTTACATTTGATAAAAACTATTTATAA
- a CDS encoding SprT-like domain-containing protein: MDVLYKYIPENSVPMCFELIKANHVHLKIVNERITRHGDYRRDTDGSHVITVNFSQNKYRFLITLIHEIAHLVAFEKYGRQIKPHGDEWKMTFQRLMVPFIRPEIFPNNLLPLIARHFRNPKASSDTDTTLALALKQFDPINDKNYVFEIPYGSTFRIHNGKIFKKVALRTKRIECLEIATGKVYLFNPNAEVELLS; the protein is encoded by the coding sequence ATGGACGTTTTATATAAATACATACCTGAGAATTCTGTTCCAATGTGTTTTGAGTTAATTAAAGCTAATCATGTGCATCTCAAAATTGTAAATGAACGTATTACAAGACACGGAGATTATCGTCGAGATACAGATGGTTCTCATGTTATTACAGTGAACTTTTCACAGAATAAATACAGGTTTCTAATCACATTAATTCATGAGATTGCCCATTTAGTAGCTTTTGAAAAGTATGGACGACAAATAAAACCACATGGAGATGAATGGAAAATGACTTTTCAAAGATTAATGGTTCCTTTTATTAGACCAGAAATTTTTCCTAATAATTTACTTCCACTTATTGCAAGACATTTTAGGAATCCTAAAGCAAGTAGTGATACAGATACTACTTTGGCATTGGCCTTAAAACAATTTGACCCAATAAACGATAAAAATTATGTTTTCGAAATTCCTTATGGAAGTACATTTAGAATTCATAATGGGAAAATTTTTAAAAAAGTAGCGCTTAGAACAAAGCGAATAGAATGTTTAGAAATTGCAACTGGAAAAGTATATTTGTTTAACCCAAATGCTGAAGTTGAGCTGTTGAGTTAA
- the porV gene encoding type IX secretion system outer membrane channel protein PorV, whose protein sequence is MKKIGFLITGLLFALNIQAQNERPITTGVPFLLIAADARSAGMGDNGVATSPDAFSQQFNPAKYAFSLKKQGFTASYTPYLTDLVNDISLGQINYFNRFNERSAFAGSLRYFSLGEIELTDRESNSLGNVKPNELAFDLSYALQLSDRFSMAVAGRYIRSNLRFATTNTDASSANTFAVDVAGFYQSEEMAFNDFNGRYRLGFNIQNLGPKISYEGDIERSSNFLPANLRLGGGFDFIFDEYNKVAANLEFTKLLVPTPKVVTDKDGNGIVDGSEYQAAADEYNNISWASGVFKSFGDAPDGFKEEIKEFTYSAGLEYWYQDSFALRAGYFNESKDKGARKFATIGAGFRYTAITLDVSYLFSASKVKNPLENTLRFSLTFNFGDDYDQY, encoded by the coding sequence ATGAAAAAAATTGGTTTTCTAATTACCGGACTATTATTTGCCCTGAATATACAAGCCCAAAACGAAAGACCTATTACCACTGGAGTACCGTTCTTATTGATTGCAGCCGATGCTCGTTCTGCTGGTATGGGTGATAATGGAGTTGCTACTTCTCCTGATGCGTTTTCACAACAATTTAACCCAGCTAAATATGCTTTTTCCTTAAAAAAGCAAGGATTTACAGCTAGTTACACACCTTATTTGACTGATTTGGTAAATGATATTTCATTAGGACAAATCAATTATTTCAATAGATTTAATGAAAGAAGTGCTTTTGCTGGTAGTTTACGTTATTTTAGTTTAGGAGAAATTGAATTAACTGATAGAGAGAGTAATTCATTAGGAAATGTTAAACCAAACGAATTGGCATTCGATTTATCATATGCACTTCAATTAAGTGATAGATTTTCTATGGCTGTTGCTGGTAGATATATCCGTTCAAACCTGAGATTTGCAACAACAAATACTGATGCTTCTTCGGCGAATACTTTTGCGGTGGATGTTGCTGGTTTTTATCAGTCTGAAGAGATGGCTTTTAATGATTTTAACGGTAGATATCGTTTAGGATTTAATATACAAAATTTGGGGCCAAAAATTTCATACGAAGGTGATATTGAAAGAAGTTCCAACTTTTTACCTGCTAATTTAAGACTAGGTGGAGGTTTCGATTTTATCTTTGATGAATATAATAAGGTTGCTGCTAATTTAGAATTTACAAAATTATTAGTACCTACTCCAAAAGTTGTTACTGATAAAGATGGTAATGGTATCGTTGATGGTAGCGAGTATCAAGCAGCAGCTGATGAATACAATAATATAAGTTGGGCATCAGGTGTTTTTAAATCTTTTGGTGATGCGCCTGATGGATTTAAAGAGGAAATAAAAGAATTTACATATTCGGCAGGTTTAGAATATTGGTACCAAGATTCATTTGCTTTAAGAGCTGGGTACTTTAATGAAAGTAAAGATAAAGGTGCTAGAAAATTTGCAACGATAGGGGCAGGATTTAGATATACTGCTATAACATTAGATGTTTCTTATCTGTTTTCAGCATCGAAAGTCAAAAATCCATTGGAAAACACATTGCGTTTTTCATTAACGTTTAATTTTGGTGATGACTATGATCAATATTAG
- a CDS encoding SDR family NAD(P)-dependent oxidoreductase: protein MARVTNTKKQYKFVSKNIIITGTSRGIGYELALQFAHAGYQVLAISRKTPQLLIENSNITCLSVDLSIEEDLQEVDKFINSTWKKVDIIIHNAGSLLHKPFEQISTKEFEDIYKVNVFGVAALTRVCIPYLSKGSHVVTISSMGGIQGSMKFAGLAAYSSSKGAVITLSELLAEEYKEKEIAFNVLALGAVQTEMLQEAFPGYRAPITAKEMADYIFNFALTGNKYYNGKVLQVSSTTP from the coding sequence ATGGCTCGGGTCACGAACACCAAAAAACAATATAAATTTGTGAGTAAAAATATAATCATCACAGGAACTTCTAGAGGAATAGGATACGAATTAGCGTTGCAATTCGCTCATGCAGGTTATCAAGTATTAGCCATTTCAAGAAAAACACCTCAATTATTAATTGAGAATTCAAATATTACTTGCTTATCGGTAGATCTATCTATTGAAGAAGATTTACAGGAAGTGGATAAATTCATCAATTCAACATGGAAAAAAGTGGATATTATAATTCATAATGCAGGAAGTTTGCTTCACAAACCTTTTGAACAAATTTCGACTAAAGAATTTGAAGATATTTATAAAGTGAATGTTTTTGGTGTTGCAGCTTTAACACGTGTTTGTATTCCTTATTTATCAAAAGGCAGTCATGTTGTTACAATCAGTTCAATGGGAGGTATTCAAGGTAGCATGAAATTTGCTGGTTTAGCTGCTTATAGTTCGAGTAAAGGAGCAGTAATTACTTTGTCAGAATTATTAGCAGAAGAATATAAAGAAAAAGAAATTGCTTTTAATGTTTTGGCTTTAGGTGCCGTGCAAACAGAAATGCTTCAAGAAGCTTTTCCTGGCTATCGAGCGCCAATAACAGCAAAAGAAATGGCTGACTATATTTTTAATTTTGCGTTGACTGGAAATAAATATTATAACGGAAAAGTGCTTCAGGTTTCTTCAACAACTCCTTAG
- the pdhA gene encoding pyruvate dehydrogenase (acetyl-transferring) E1 component subunit alpha, which yields MKEVTKEVLLKWYEDMLFWRKFEDKLAAVYIQQKVRGFLHLYNGQEAVLAGAIHAMDLSKDKMITAYRNHVQPIAMGVDPRKVMAELYGKVTGTSKGMGGSMHIFSKEHGFYGGHGIVGAQIPVGAGIAFADKYFETGGVTLTYFGDGAARQGSLHEAFNMAMNWKLPVVFIVENNGYAMGTSVERTANHTDIWKLGLGYEMPCGPVDGMNPIKVAEAMHEAIDRARRGDGPTFLEMKTYRYRGHSMSDAQLYRTKEEVEEYKKIDPITQVLDMIKENKYATDAEIETIDQRVADLVTECEKFADESPFPTAEQLYDVVYEQENYPFIPHRL from the coding sequence ATGAAAGAAGTAACAAAAGAAGTTTTATTAAAGTGGTATGAAGATATGCTGTTTTGGCGTAAATTCGAGGACAAATTAGCAGCCGTTTATATCCAACAAAAAGTTAGAGGATTTTTACATTTATACAACGGACAAGAAGCAGTTCTTGCAGGAGCCATACATGCAATGGATTTGTCTAAAGACAAAATGATTACTGCATACAGAAACCACGTTCAGCCTATTGCAATGGGTGTAGATCCAAGAAAAGTAATGGCGGAGTTATATGGTAAAGTTACTGGAACTTCAAAAGGTATGGGAGGTTCAATGCATATTTTTTCTAAAGAACACGGGTTCTATGGAGGTCATGGTATTGTAGGAGCACAAATTCCAGTAGGTGCAGGTATCGCTTTCGCTGATAAATATTTTGAAACAGGGGGAGTAACATTAACTTATTTTGGAGATGGAGCTGCACGTCAAGGTTCATTACACGAAGCTTTCAATATGGCTATGAACTGGAAATTGCCAGTTGTATTTATCGTTGAAAACAATGGATATGCAATGGGTACTTCAGTAGAAAGAACAGCTAATCATACAGATATCTGGAAATTAGGTTTAGGATATGAAATGCCATGTGGGCCAGTTGACGGTATGAATCCTATTAAAGTTGCTGAAGCTATGCACGAAGCTATTGATAGAGCACGTCGTGGCGACGGACCAACCTTTCTTGAAATGAAAACATACCGTTACAGAGGACACTCAATGTCTGATGCACAATTATACAGAACCAAAGAAGAAGTGGAAGAATACAAAAAAATCGACCCGATTACTCAGGTTCTCGATATGATTAAAGAAAACAAATATGCTACTGATGCCGAAATCGAAACTATCGACCAGAGAGTTGCCGATTTAGTAACTGAATGTGAAAAATTCGCTGATGAATCTCCATTCCCTACTGCAGAGCAATTATACGACGTAGTATATGAACAAGAAAATTATCCATTTATCCCTCATAGATTATAA
- a CDS encoding pyruvate dehydrogenase complex dihydrolipoamide acetyltransferase → MATVITMPRLSDTMTEGTVATWLKKVGDKVKEGDILAEIETDKATMEFESFNAGTLLHIGIEAGQSAPVDSLLAIIGNEGEDISALLNGGTASKVETAVPVVEEKSSQVAAPTAELPVGVKVVTMPRLSDTMTTGTVATWLKKVGDAVKEGDILAEIETDKATMEFESFNAGTLLYIGIEEGGSAPVDSILAILGPVGTDVSGVVANFKVGGAVEAPKTEEVKAETNTPVALTTPVATTSGRIFASPLAKKIAEEKGINLSQVNGSGENGRITKADVENFVPGAAAVSTPVQAVAQAQAAVSAVKPFVPAGEVFQEEVKNSQMRKVIAKRLSESKFTAPHYYLTIELDMDNAIASRNMINGLPETKVSFNDMVIKASAMALKKHPQVNSQWKDEATIINHHVNIGVAVAVEDGLVVPVLKFTDQMSLTQIGASVKDMAGRAKAKKIQPAEMEGSTFTISNLGMFGIQSFTSIINQPNSAILSVGAIVEKPVVKNGQIVVGNTMTVTLACDHRTVDGATGAQFLQTFKAFMENPVTMLA, encoded by the coding sequence ATGGCAACAGTAATTACAATGCCTCGTTTGAGCGATACGATGACGGAAGGAACCGTGGCAACATGGCTTAAAAAAGTGGGTGACAAAGTAAAAGAAGGTGATATTCTTGCCGAAATTGAAACAGACAAAGCTACTATGGAGTTTGAGTCTTTCAATGCAGGAACGCTATTACATATTGGAATCGAAGCTGGTCAATCTGCACCAGTAGATTCATTGTTAGCAATTATCGGAAACGAAGGAGAAGATATTTCGGCATTATTAAATGGAGGAACTGCTTCTAAAGTTGAAACTGCTGTGCCAGTTGTAGAAGAAAAATCTTCACAAGTTGCTGCTCCAACAGCTGAATTACCTGTAGGAGTAAAAGTAGTGACTATGCCTCGCTTGTCTGATACCATGACAACAGGAACAGTTGCGACTTGGTTAAAAAAAGTTGGAGACGCAGTTAAAGAAGGAGATATCCTTGCTGAAATAGAAACAGATAAAGCAACTATGGAGTTCGAATCATTCAATGCTGGTACTTTGTTGTACATTGGTATTGAAGAAGGTGGTTCGGCACCAGTTGATAGTATATTAGCAATTTTAGGCCCTGTGGGAACAGATGTTTCAGGTGTAGTGGCTAACTTTAAAGTTGGAGGTGCTGTTGAGGCTCCAAAAACTGAGGAAGTAAAAGCAGAAACGAATACTCCAGTTGCGCTTACAACTCCGGTTGCAACTACATCTGGTAGAATTTTTGCTTCTCCGTTAGCTAAAAAAATTGCAGAAGAGAAAGGAATTAATCTTTCACAAGTAAATGGTTCAGGAGAAAACGGAAGAATTACAAAAGCAGATGTTGAGAATTTTGTGCCAGGAGCTGCTGCTGTAAGTACGCCAGTTCAAGCTGTTGCTCAAGCTCAAGCTGCTGTTAGTGCAGTTAAACCATTTGTTCCTGCTGGAGAAGTTTTCCAAGAGGAAGTGAAAAATTCACAAATGCGTAAAGTAATTGCAAAACGTTTATCAGAATCTAAATTTACTGCACCACATTATTATTTGACTATCGAGTTAGATATGGATAATGCGATTGCTTCACGTAATATGATTAATGGTTTGCCAGAAACGAAAGTTTCTTTCAATGATATGGTGATTAAAGCATCTGCTATGGCATTGAAAAAGCATCCTCAAGTGAACTCTCAATGGAAAGATGAAGCTACAATTATCAATCACCATGTGAATATTGGTGTAGCTGTAGCTGTTGAAGACGGATTGGTGGTTCCAGTATTGAAATTTACAGACCAAATGAGCTTAACGCAAATTGGTGCATCTGTTAAAGATATGGCGGGAAGAGCGAAAGCTAAAAAAATCCAACCTGCAGAAATGGAAGGAAGTACATTTACAATTTCTAACTTAGGAATGTTTGGTATACAATCTTTCACATCTATCATCAACCAGCCTAATTCAGCTATTTTATCAGTAGGTGCTATTGTAGAAAAACCGGTGGTTAAAAATGGTCAAATCGTTGTTGGAAATACAATGACAGTAACTTTAGCATGTGATCATAGAACTGTTGATGGTGCAACTGGAGCACAATTCTTGCAAACGTTCAAAGCATTTATGGAAAACCCAGTTACAATGTTAGCATAA